One segment of Panicum virgatum strain AP13 chromosome 3K, P.virgatum_v5, whole genome shotgun sequence DNA contains the following:
- the LOC120698329 gene encoding protein LURP-one-related 8-like codes for MTAKVHPNVAVPHLGQPPPPAADEEPVTLTVWRKSLLFNCRGFTVFDASGNLVYRVDSYASDSRAEVVLMDAAGRAVLTVRRRKVIGLGADQWLVYPGEETRLPPLYAVKRAAQYMRGGGKSMAHVAPCSGAAGGKQAGGGYEVEGSYLRRCCTVYDDRRRAVAEVRPKEAVGSDVFRLVVQPGTEVSLAMAVVLALDQMFGKPSLLRSWSS; via the coding sequence ATGACGGCGAAGGTGCACCCGAACGTGGCCGTGCCGCACCtcggccagccgccgccgccggcggccgacgAGGAGCCGGTCACGCTGACGGTGTGGCGCAAGTCACTGCTGTTCAACTGCAGGGGGTTCACGGTGTTCGACGCCAGCGGCAACCTCGTGTACCGCGTGGACAGCTACGCCTCCGACTCCCGCGCCGAGGTCGTGCTCATGGACGCCGCGGGGCGCGCCGTGCTCACCGTCCGCCGCAGGAAGGTGATCGGCCTGGGGGCCGACCAGTGGCTGGTGTACCCCGGCGAGGAGACGCGCCTGCCGCCGCTCTACGCCGTGAAGCGGGCGGCGCAGTacatgcgcggcggcggcaagtcCATGGCGCACGTCGCGCCGTGCTCCGGCGCCGCGGGCGGCaagcaggccggcggcgggtaCGAGGTGGAGGGGTCGTACCTGCGTCGGTGCTGCACGGTGTACGAcgaccggcggcgggcggtggcggaggtgcggCCCAAGGAGGCGGTGGGCTCGGACGTGTTCCGCCTGGTGGTGCAGCCCGGGACGGAGGTGTCGCTGGCCATGGCCGTCGTCCTCGCGCTCGACCAAATGTTCGGCAAGCCGTCCCTCCTCAGGAGCTGGTCCTCCTAG
- the LOC120698328 gene encoding uncharacterized protein LOC120698328 isoform X2 → MLESAPNQEEFDTHDPKENSLLLPYLRKRSKIIEIVAARDIVFALSQSGVCAAFSRETNERICFLNGSPDEVIRSLFYNKNNDSLITVSVYGSENFSALRCRTTRIEYIRRGQPDAGFPLFETESLKWPGFVEFDDVNGKVLTYSAQDSTYKVFDLKNYTLLYSVSDKDVQEIKISPGIMLLIYIRTSSSVPLKILSIEDGTVLKSFTHLLHRNKKVDFIEQFNEKLLVKQEGENLQILDVRNFQLTEVSRTEFMTPSAFIFLYELQLFLTFRNRSVAVWNFRGELVTSFEDHLLWHPDCNTNNIYITSDQDLIISYCKADSTDSSSEEKAGSINISSILTGKCLAKINPGNGNSCKQKKAWKFQNTVSEALEDITALYYDEERDEIYTGNRHGLVHVWSN, encoded by the exons ATGCTGGAATCAGCTCCTAACCAG GAAGAGTTTGACACTCATGACCCTAAGGAGAACAGTTTGCTACTCCCTTACTTGAGGAAAAGGTCAAAAATCATTGAGATAGTTGCAGCCCGTGATATAGTCTTTGCACTATCACAGTCAGGAGTATGTGCTGCTTTTAGTAGAG AGACAAATGAGAGAATATGCTTTCTGAATGGAAGCCCTGATGAAGTTATTCGCAGTTTATTTTACAACAAGAATAATGATTCACTCATTACTGTGTCAGTATATGGTTCTGAAAATTTCAGTGCTCTGCGATGCAGAACAACTCGAATAGA GTACATTCGGCGTGGACAACCAGATGCTGGTTTCCCTCTTTTCGAGACCGAGTCCTTGAAATGGCCTGGATTTGTGGAATTTGATGATGTCAATGGAAAGGTTTTAACTTACTCTGCTCAAGACAG CACATACAAGGTGTTTGATTTGAAAAACTACACATTGCTGTATTCGGTATCTGATAAGGATGTCCAAGAAATAAAGATCAG CCCTGGGATAATGCTATTGATTTATATAAGAACAAGCAGCTCTGTTCCTCTGAAGATTCTTTCCATTGAGGATGGTACAGTCTTGAAATCCTTCACTCACCTACTCCATCGTAAcaagaaggttgatttcattgaGCAGTTCAATGAAAAGCTTCTGGTCAAGCAGGAAGGAGAGAATCTTCAAATTCTTGAT GTAAGAAACTTCCAATTGACAGAAGTCAGCAGGACTGAGTTTATGACTCCATCTGCCTTTATTTTTCTGTATGAGCTGCAACTGTTCCTGACTTTCCGGAATCGATCGGTAGCAGTTTGGAACTTTCGAGGTGAACTGGTCACATCATTTGAAGACCACCTGTTGTGGCACCCTGACTGCAACACTAACAACATATACATAACAAGTGATCAAGATCTTATTATTTCGTACTGCAAGGCTGATTCCACTGattcatcttcagaagaaaaag CTGGCTCTATAAACATAAGCAGCATACTGACAGGAAAATGCTTGGCAAAAATAAACCCCGGAAATGGAAATTCATGCAAACAAAAGAAAGCATGGAAGTTCCAGAATACAGTATCTGAGGCCCTTGAGGATATCACAGCTCTGTACTACGATGAAGAGCGTGATGAGATCTACACTGGCAACCGGCATGGCCTTGTTCATGTGTGGTCGAACTGA
- the LOC120698328 gene encoding uncharacterized protein LOC120698328 isoform X1: MEPRRISASPRPCSGRRVVARKRPRQESVVSSVRKLQRREISSRRDRAFAMSATQERFRNIQLQEEFDTHDPKENSLLLPYLRKRSKIIEIVAARDIVFALSQSGVCAAFSRETNERICFLNGSPDEVIRSLFYNKNNDSLITVSVYGSENFSALRCRTTRIEYIRRGQPDAGFPLFETESLKWPGFVEFDDVNGKVLTYSAQDSTYKVFDLKNYTLLYSVSDKDVQEIKISPGIMLLIYIRTSSSVPLKILSIEDGTVLKSFTHLLHRNKKVDFIEQFNEKLLVKQEGENLQILDVRNFQLTEVSRTEFMTPSAFIFLYELQLFLTFRNRSVAVWNFRGELVTSFEDHLLWHPDCNTNNIYITSDQDLIISYCKADSTDSSSEEKAGSINISSILTGKCLAKINPGNGNSCKQKKAWKFQNTVSEALEDITALYYDEERDEIYTGNRHGLVHVWSN, from the exons ATGGAGCCGAGGCGGATCTCGgcgagcccgcgcccgtgcagCGGGCGGCGGGTGGTGGCGAGGAAGAGGCCCAGGCAGGAGTCGGTCGTGAGCAGCGTGCGGAAGCTGCAGCGACGGGAGATCAGCTCCCGCCGGGACCGCGCCTTCGCCATGAGCGCCACGCAGGAGCGCTTCCGCAACATACAGCTCCAG GAAGAGTTTGACACTCATGACCCTAAGGAGAACAGTTTGCTACTCCCTTACTTGAGGAAAAGGTCAAAAATCATTGAGATAGTTGCAGCCCGTGATATAGTCTTTGCACTATCACAGTCAGGAGTATGTGCTGCTTTTAGTAGAG AGACAAATGAGAGAATATGCTTTCTGAATGGAAGCCCTGATGAAGTTATTCGCAGTTTATTTTACAACAAGAATAATGATTCACTCATTACTGTGTCAGTATATGGTTCTGAAAATTTCAGTGCTCTGCGATGCAGAACAACTCGAATAGA GTACATTCGGCGTGGACAACCAGATGCTGGTTTCCCTCTTTTCGAGACCGAGTCCTTGAAATGGCCTGGATTTGTGGAATTTGATGATGTCAATGGAAAGGTTTTAACTTACTCTGCTCAAGACAG CACATACAAGGTGTTTGATTTGAAAAACTACACATTGCTGTATTCGGTATCTGATAAGGATGTCCAAGAAATAAAGATCAG CCCTGGGATAATGCTATTGATTTATATAAGAACAAGCAGCTCTGTTCCTCTGAAGATTCTTTCCATTGAGGATGGTACAGTCTTGAAATCCTTCACTCACCTACTCCATCGTAAcaagaaggttgatttcattgaGCAGTTCAATGAAAAGCTTCTGGTCAAGCAGGAAGGAGAGAATCTTCAAATTCTTGAT GTAAGAAACTTCCAATTGACAGAAGTCAGCAGGACTGAGTTTATGACTCCATCTGCCTTTATTTTTCTGTATGAGCTGCAACTGTTCCTGACTTTCCGGAATCGATCGGTAGCAGTTTGGAACTTTCGAGGTGAACTGGTCACATCATTTGAAGACCACCTGTTGTGGCACCCTGACTGCAACACTAACAACATATACATAACAAGTGATCAAGATCTTATTATTTCGTACTGCAAGGCTGATTCCACTGattcatcttcagaagaaaaag CTGGCTCTATAAACATAAGCAGCATACTGACAGGAAAATGCTTGGCAAAAATAAACCCCGGAAATGGAAATTCATGCAAACAAAAGAAAGCATGGAAGTTCCAGAATACAGTATCTGAGGCCCTTGAGGATATCACAGCTCTGTACTACGATGAAGAGCGTGATGAGATCTACACTGGCAACCGGCATGGCCTTGTTCATGTGTGGTCGAACTGA
- the LOC120700718 gene encoding uncharacterized protein LOC120700718, which produces MSESGGMPPQRHIQHHGAQKSLRRRRRLLSVTATGALPRVVPLPTVSVQLNLTFLLVVRVRNPNPAAFRHGPADTALNYRGAAVGSGEVPAGTVPSRGAATVRMNMTVQADRVVAAAGIGGLVADVVAGEMEFEARTEVPGTVTLLGFVKRGVEARSVCRVVIGVADVTVRRQECHNKAKL; this is translated from the exons ATGTCCGAGTCCGGCGGCATGCCGCCCCAGCGCCACATCCAGCACCACGGCGCCCAGAaatccctccgccgccgccgccgc CTCCTCTCGGTCACCGCCACGGGCGCTCTCCCGCGCGTCGTCCCGCTCCCCACCGTCTCCGTGCAGCTCAACCTGACGTTTCTCCTCGTGGTCCGCGTGCGGAACCCGAACCCGGCGGCGTTCCGCCACGGCCCCGCCGACACGGCGCTCAACtaccgcggcgccgccgtgggctCCGGCGAGGTCCCGGCCGGGACCGTGCCGAGCCGGGGCGCGGCCACCGTGCGGATGAACATGACGGTGCAGGCGGACCGGgtcgtggcggccgccgggatcGGGGGCCTCGTCGCGGACGTGGTGGCCGGCGAGATGGAGTTCGAGGCCAGGACCGAGGTGCCCGGCACGGTCACGCTCCTCGGGTTCGTGAAGCGCGGCGTCGAGGCCAGATCGGTGTGCCGCGTCGTCATCGGCGTAGCCGACGTCACCGTTCGACGTCAGGAGTGCCACAACAAGGCCAAGCTGTAA
- the LOC120698331 gene encoding cytochrome P450 714D1-like — protein MAAAMEYTNSFLPLAVAAAALLLAASISAWLQRPRRVAEAFRRQGIDGPPPSSYLSGNLSEMQARAAAAAVAEAPAAGGRDFEKEGFDDYCKRIFPYFEKWRKAYGETYLYWLRRRPALYVSDPELIREIGRCVSLDMGKPTYLQKGQEPLFGRGVLKANGAEWHRQRRVIAPEFYMAKVKGMVGLMVDAAQPLLRSWEAEAAAAPGGVAEVDVDDDIRSFSFDVISRACFGGDYSRGREIFRRLRALSGLMSETSVIFTIPSLRHLPTEKNRRIWRLTQEIRALILQLAGERRRAAAPAAPDFLGSIIESSRDQPRADDFVVDNCKNIYFAGHETSAVTATWCLMLLAAHPEWQDRARAEVLDVCGAGAPDFDAIARMRTVHAVVLETLRLFPPSSFVVREAFRDMQLGRLRAPRGTYLFVPVSTMHHDASIWGPAARRFDPGRFRDGVAAACKHPQAFMPFGLGARTCLGQNLALVEVKALVALVLARFAVALSPDYRHAPAFRFIIEPEFGLRLRVRRLAHDGRH, from the exons atggcggcggccatggagtaCACAAACAGTTTCTTGCCCCtggcggtcgcggcggcggcgctgctcctcgCCGCCTCCATTTCCGCGTGGCTGCAGCGGCCGCGCCGCGTCGCGGAGGCCTTCCGCCGGCAGGGCATCGAcggcccgccgccgtcgtcgtacCTGTCGGGGAACCTCTCCGAGATGCAGGCgagggcggccgccgcggcggtggcggaggcgccggcggccggcggccgggactTCGAGAAGGAAGGCTTCGACGACTACTGCAAGAGGATCTTCCCCTACTTCGAGAAGTGGAGGAAAGCCTACG GCGAGACGTACCTGTactggctgcggcggcggccggcgctgtACGTGTCGGACCCGGAACTGATCCGCGAGATCGGGCGCTGCGTGTCGCTGGACATGGGCAAGCCCACCTACCTGCAGAAGGGCCAGGAGCCCCTCTTCGGGCGCGGCGTCCTCAAGGCCAACGGCGCCGAGTGGCACCGCCAGCGCCGGGTCATCGCGCCCGAGTTCTACATGGCCAAGGTCAAGGGCATGGTGGGGCTGATGGTGGACGCGGCGCAGCCGCTGCTGCGGTCGTGggaggccgaggccgccgccgcgccgggcggCGTCGCGGAGGTCGACGTCGACGACGACATCCGGAGCTTCTCCTTCGACGTCATCTCCAGGGCCTGCTTCGGCGGGGACTACTCCAGGGGGCGGGAGATCTTCCGCCGCCTCAGGGCGCTGTCGGGCCTCATGTCCGAGACCAGCGTCATCTTCACCATCCCCTCGCTCCGCCACCTGCCCACGGAGAAGAACCGGCGGATCTGGAGGCTCACGCAGGAGATCCGCGCCCTCATCCtccagctcgccggcgagcgccgccgggcggcggccccggcggcgcccgacTTCCTGGGCTCCATCATCGAGAGCAGCCGGGACCAGCCGCGCGCCGACGACTTCGTGGTGGACAACTGCAAGAACATCTACTTCGCGGGGCACGAGACGAGCGCCGTCACCGCGACGTGGTGCCTCATGCTCCTCGCCGCGCACCCCGAGTGGCAGGaccgcgcgcgcgccgaggTGCTCGACgtctgcggcgccggcgccccggACTTCGACGCCATCGCCAGGATGCGGACGGTGCACGCGGTGGTGCTGGAGACGCTGCGCCTCTTCCCGCCGTCCTCGTTCGTGGTGCGGGAGGCGTTCCGCGACATGCAGCTGGGCAGGCTGCGCGCCCCCAGGGGCACCTACCTCTTCGTGCCCGTCTCCACCATGCACCACGACGCCTCCATCTggggccccgccgcgcgccgcttcGACCCCGGCCGGTTCCGcgacggcgtggccgcggcgtgcAAGCACCCGCAGGCGTTCATGCCCTTCGGGCTCGGCGCGCGCACCTGCCTCGGCCAGAACCTCGCGCTCGTCGAGGTCAAGGCGCTCGTCGCGCTCGTCCTCGCGCGGTTCGCGGTCGCCCTGTCGCCGGACTACAGGCACGCCCCCGCGTTCCGGTTCATCATCGAGCCCGAGTTCGGGCTGCGCCTCCGCGTCCGCCGCCTCGCTCACGACGGCCGCCACTGA